The following are encoded together in the Culex pipiens pallens isolate TS chromosome 1, TS_CPP_V2, whole genome shotgun sequence genome:
- the LOC120425704 gene encoding uncharacterized protein K02A2.6-like yields MPPKVTPKKDGPQQQPDLTAILAQLTAYLENQSKTQEALLEQLSKPKDNEFLMETLSNTIPEFVYDPQGGLVFDKWYSRHEEAFNKGGEKLEEADKVRLLVRKLSSVDHDRYVNYILPENPPDRSFQDTVDTLKEMFGHQTSVFFRRYQCMQTTKRNAEDFVTYASTVNRACEDFNIRTITSDQFKCLVFVAGLQSERYKDIRTRLLAKMEGETAEHPMTLKKLLLECQHLDNLKHDTAVIEGPKPAVKAVQQDRGGFRESGKPERKFENRNPAKATPRRPCWQCGQMHFVADCSYTKHTCKTCGKVGHKEGYCACCSKPSGSGEGASHTAPGGGKKKHKKKRADGGGHSNGVYAVNKEGVVGRRKFVEVLINNEPIELQLDCGSDYTIISTDSLPLLGNPETIPTELRVATASGKPLPLELEFECDVTFRGTTKRSVCYVTPVRGFKVLGSDLMEAFGLYDIPINDFCKQLTTAEDSAACGAALKAKFPAVFQEGLGRCTKTKIQLFLIDGAKPVFKPKRPVPFHSQRLVEKELNRLQNMGVLEPVDYSDWAAPIVAVRKAQRDADGDPVVRICADYSTGLNAVLEANKYPLPTPDDIFAKLAGSKFFSVIDLSDAYLQMEVEEESQKLLTMNTHKGLFKVKRLPPGVKPAPGAFQKVVDNMLAGQEGAASFLDDVLVFGRTRAEHDRNLEQTLQRIQDFGFRLKIEKCKFYMTEVKYLGHIINQNGIRTDPGKVSAISQMPPPKNLTELRSFLGAVNYYAKFIKEMHQLRRPLDLLLKKDAKWAWSDDCQRSFERFKELLKSDLMLTHYNPTLDIIVAADASQTGIGATIRHRFPDGSEKIIQHASRSLTPAEQAYGQIDKEALALVYAVTKFHRMLLGRRFVLETDHQPLLRIFGSHKGIPTHTSNRLQRLGLVLLCYNFGIDYVSTANFGYADVLSRLIDSAAKPEEEYVIAALYLEDDMSAVLEDSVGNTPVTSKMIAAATARDKVLKKVVQYLEGEWPASASEIDNPDVKAFYHRKESLALTQGCILFGQRVVVPETYRKRILQRLHHGHPGMVRMKSLARSFVYWPHIDKQVEDTVKQCADCAAAAKSPPHSPPEAWPTPAGPWQRIHIDYAGPIDGLYFLIIVDAFSRWPEIYPTTTTTARATIQFLRSTFARLGLPMVLVSDNAAQFTCDEFESYCKANGITHILTAPYHPQSNGQAERFVDTVKRGMKKINKGEPLQETLDVFLATYRSTPSGTTEQKSPSELLFGRQMRTTLDLLRPPPTPVAEMKTTAENDQRREFAPGDLVYAKVHKRNDWYWEAGKVIERLGSVNYNVWLDGQRSGLIRSHINQLRPRHESADSPARGRAVNFPLDILLGEFGFAKPTTEDVTQAAVVEPEGANQPGITEQPGNNDGPEPAVIQRPIRRASTGSIPPSCVPVPTTTITKSGREVRLPPRFDHYVMS; encoded by the coding sequence ATGCCCCCGAAGGTGACGCCGAAGAAGGACGGGCCGCAGCAGCAGCCGGATCTCACGGCGATTCTGGCGCAGCTCACCGCCTACTTGGAGAACCAGTCCAAAACCCAGGAGGCTCTCCTCGAGCAGCTCTCCAAGCCGAAGGACAACGAGTTCCTGATGGAAACACTTTCCAACACCATCCCGGAATTTGTTTACGATCCCCAAGGCGGACTGGTCTTCGACAAGTGGTACTCCCGGCACGAGGAGGCCTTCAACAAGGGCGGGGAGAAGCTGGAGGAAGCGGACAAAGTGCGGCTGCTCGTGCGGAAGCTGTCCTCGGTGGATCACGACCGCTACGTGAACTACATCCTACCGGAGAACCCACCGGACAGATCGTTCCAGGACACGGTGGACACGCTGAAGGAGATGTTCGGGCACCAAACGTCCGTGTTCTTCCGGCGCTACCAGTGTATGCAGACGACCAAGCGGAATGCGGAGGATTTCGTCACGTACGCCAGTACCGTCAACCGAGCGTGCGAGGATTTCAACATCCGGACGATCACCTCCGACCAGTTCAAGTGCCTGGTTTTTGTCGCTGGTCTGCAGTCGGAGCGGTACAAGGACATCCGGACCCGGTTGCTGGCGAAGATGGAAGGCGAGACGGCGGAGCACCCGATGACTCTCAAGAAGCTGTTATTGGAGTGCCAGCATTTGGACAACCTCAAACACGACACTGCTGTTATTGAGGGTCCGAAGCCGGCCGTCAAAGCGGTCCAGCAGGATCGCGGCGGCTTTCGCGAGTCGGGCAAACCGGAACGGAAGTTCGAGAACAGGAATCCGGCCAAGGCAACCCCACGACGTCCGTGCTGGCAGTGCGGGCAGATGCACTTTGTTGCAGACTGCTCGTACACGAAACACACCTGCAAGACGTGCGGCAAAGTGGGACACAAGGAAGGATACTGTGCTTGCTGCTCCAAACCCTCCGGTTCCGGAGAAGGTGCATCACACACAGCACCCGGAGGCGGCAAGAAGAAGCACAAAAAGAAGCGGGCCGACGGCGGGGGACACTCAAACGGTGTGTACGCTGTCAACAAGGAAGGTGTCGTCGGACGGCGTAAGTTCGTGGAAGTTCTGATCAACAACGAACCGATTGAACTCCAGCTCGACTGCGGATCGGACTACACCATCATCTCGACGGATTCACTTCCCCTGCTCGGCAACCCAGAAACCATTCCGACGGAACTGCGGGTGGCCACAGCCTCAGGCAAACCCCTTCCGCTGGAATTGGAGTTCGAGTGTGACGTCACGTTCCGCGGGACCACCAAGCGTTCCGTGTGCTACGTCACTCCTGTGCGCGGTTTCAAGGTTCTTGGAAGCGACCTGATGGAAGCTTTTGGGCTGTACGACATTCCGATCAACGACTTCTGCAAGCAACTCACAACTGCGGAAGACTCGGCGGCGTGTGGTGCCGCGCTGAAGGCGAAATTTCCGGCGGTGTTCCAGGAAGGACTCGGACGGTGCACGAAAACGAAGATCCAGCTGTTCCTGATCGACGGGGCGAAGCCGGTCTTCAAGCCTAAGCGGCCAGTGCCGTTCCACTCGCAGCGGCTGGTCGAGAAGGAGCTCAACCGATTGCAGAACATGGGAGTGCTGGAGCCGGTCGACTACTCGGACTGGGCGGCACCCATCGTGGCAGTTCGGAAGGCGCAGCGCGACGCAGACGGAGATCCGGTGGTCCGCATTTGCGCGGATTACTCGACCGGGTTGAACGCTGTACTGGAGGCGAACAAGTACCCTCTCCCTACCCCCGACGACATCTTCGCAAAGCTGGCTGGCAGCAAGTTCTTCAGCGTGATTGACCTGTCGGACGCTTATCTGCAGATGGAGGTAGAGGAGGAGTCGCAGAAGCTGTTGACTATGAACACACACAAGGGGCTGTTCAAGGTCAAGCGTCTGCCGCCGGGAGTGAAACCCGCTCCTGGAGCCTTCCAGAAGGTCGTTGACAACATGCTCGCCGGCCAGGAAGGAGCGGCGTCGTTCCTCGACGACGTGCTGGTGTTCGGCCGAACGCGCGCTGAGCACGACCGGAACTTGGAGCAAACACTGCAGCGGATCCAAGATTTCGGTTTCCGGCTCAAGATCGAGAAGTGCAAGTTCTACATGACGGAGGTGAAGTACCTGGGCCACATCATCAACCAAAACGGAATCCGCACCGACCCGGGGAAAGTGTCTGCCATCTCGCAGATGCCACCGCCGAAGAACCTCACCGAGCTGCGTTCGTTCTTGGGCGCGGTCAACTACTACGCGAAGTTCATCAAGGAGATGCACCAGCTGCGTAGGCCACTCGATCTGCTGCTGAAGAAGGACGCAAAGTGGGCCTGGTCGGACGACTGCCAACGATCGTTCGAGCGcttcaaggagctgctcaagtcTGACCTGATGCTGACCCACTACAACCCGACGCTGGACATTATCGTGGCCGCTGACGCTTCGCAAACCGGAATCGGCGCCACAATCCGACATCGTTTCCCTGACGGTTCGGAGAAGATAATCCAGCACGCCTCAAGATCGTTGACACCGGCGGAGCAAGCGTACGGGCAGATCGACAAGGAAGCTCTGGCGCTCGTCTACGCTGTCACGAAGTTTCACCGGATGCTGCTGGGACGACGGTTCGTTCTGGAGACAGACCACCAGCCTCTGCTCCGCATCTTCGGGTCACACAAGGGGATTCCGACGCACACGTCCAACCGACTGCAACGACTGGGACTCGTTCTGCTGTGCTACAACTTTGGCATCGACTACGTCTCCACGGCGAACTTCGGGTACGCGGATGTACTCTCCAGACTCATCGATTCGGCGGCCAAGCCGGAGGAGGAGTACGTTATCGCCGCTCTGTACCTCGAGGACGACATGTCGGCGGTCTTGGAAGACTCCGTTGGCAACACACCTGTCACTTCCAAGATGATCGCCGCTGCTACCGCCCGGGACAAGGTGCTCAAGAAAGTGGTCCAGTACTTGGAAGGTGAGTGGCCGGCCAGCGCAAGCGAAATCGACAACCCGGACGTGAAGGCGTTCTACCACCGGAAGGAGAGCCTGGCGCTGACTCAGGGCTGCATTCTTTTCGGCCAGCGAGTGGTGGTGCCGGAGACCTACCGAAAGCGGATCCTGCAACGCCTGCACCACGGTCACCCGGGCATGGTCCGGATGAAGAGTCTGGCTCGGAGTTTCGTCTACTGGCCGCACATCGACAAGCAGGTGGAGGACACGGTGAAGCAGTGCGCGGACTGTGCTGCAGCTGCCAAATCTCCACCACACTCTCCACCAGAAGCTTGGCCAACACCAGCGGGACCATGGCAACGCATTCACATTGATTACGCGGGGCCGATCGATGGTCTCTACTTTCTCATCATCGTGGACGCTTTCTCGCGATGGCCTGAGATCTACCCGACGACGACCACGACCGCTAGAGCCACGATCCAGTTTCTTCGAAGCACGTTCGCACGCCTTGGCCTGCCGATGGTGCTCGTGTCGGACAACGCTGCTCAGTTCACTTGCGACGAGTTTGAGTCCTACTGCAAAGCGAACGGAATCACCCACATCCTCACCGCGCCCTACCACCCGCAATCGAACGGGCAAGCGGAACGCTTTGTGGACACCGTCAAGCGAGGAATGAAGAAAATCAACAAGGGAGAGCCACTGCAGGAGACACTCGACGTGTTTCTGGCAACGTACAGGTCGACGCCGAGCGGAACAACCGAGCAGAAGTCACCAAGTGAACTGCTGTTTGGACGTCAAATGCGCACCACACTCGACCTACTGCGACCACCACCAACACCGGTTGCTGAGATGAAGACGACTGCTGAGAACGACCAGAGACGAGAATTTGCACCTGGCGACTTGGTGTATGCGAAGGTGCACAAGCGGAACGACTGGTACTGGGAGGCAGGAAAGGTCATCGAAAGGCTCGGCTCGGTGAACTACAACGTGTGGTTGGACGGCCAACGTTCGGGGCTGATCCGGTCGCATATCAACCAGCTTCGTCCACGGCACGAGTCAGCGGATTCGCCGGCGCGCGGTCGCGCTGTTAACTTTCCGCTGGACATTCTCCTGGGCGAGTTTGGGTTCGCTAAACCAACAACCGAGGACGTCACGCAAGCAGCTGTGGTGGAACCGGAAGGCGCGAACCAACCAGGAATCACCGAGCAACCTGGCAACAACGATGGACCGGAACCAGCTGTGATCCAACGGCCGATCCGGCGGGCTTCGACGGGAAGTATTCCGCCGAGTTGCGTTCCcgtgccgacgacgacgatcacCAAGAGTGGACGCGAGGTTCGGCTGCCGCCGAGGTTCGATCACTACGTGATGTCTTAA